Proteins encoded by one window of Streptomyces uncialis:
- a CDS encoding pyrimidine reductase family protein: MRRLLPVTDQTSGRGPLGGTGSARVPTGASAPDDLSAQTQTQAAAPAPDREWSLDELADAYAYPADRDVWLRANMVSTLDGAAQHDGRSQPISSAADMRVFGTLRGLADVVVVGAETVRQEGYRPARAREAFAARRAADGQAPAPAVAVVSAGLDLDFSSPLFTEPLVPTLLVTGAGAPADRVAAARAAGAEIVIAGDGAAVDPARAVRALAERGLRRLLTEGGPRLLGQFVAARVLDELCLTVSPMLTAGDAQRIAGGPALTVPERFALRSLLEEDGFLFARYHQGRHSAE; this comes from the coding sequence ACGGGTGCGTCCGCCCCGGACGACCTATCGGCGCAGACGCAGACGCAGGCCGCTGCTCCCGCCCCGGACCGTGAGTGGAGTCTGGACGAACTCGCGGACGCCTACGCCTATCCGGCGGACCGCGACGTATGGCTGCGCGCCAACATGGTGTCGACCCTCGACGGTGCCGCCCAGCACGACGGCCGCTCACAGCCCATCTCCAGCGCCGCCGACATGCGTGTCTTCGGCACCCTGCGTGGTCTGGCCGATGTCGTGGTCGTCGGTGCAGAAACGGTACGCCAGGAGGGCTACCGGCCCGCCCGCGCGCGGGAGGCGTTCGCCGCCCGCCGCGCCGCCGACGGACAGGCGCCCGCTCCGGCCGTCGCGGTCGTCAGCGCCGGTCTCGACCTCGACTTCTCGTCTCCCCTGTTCACCGAGCCCTTGGTGCCCACCCTGCTGGTGACCGGGGCCGGTGCCCCCGCCGACCGGGTCGCCGCCGCCCGCGCGGCGGGCGCGGAGATCGTGATCGCCGGGGACGGTGCGGCGGTGGATCCCGCGCGCGCGGTGCGCGCCCTGGCGGAGCGGGGACTGCGGCGGCTGCTCACCGAAGGGGGACCCCGGCTGCTCGGCCAGTTCGTGGCGGCGCGGGTCCTGGACGAGCTGTGTCTGACCGTCTCGCCGATGCTCACCGCCGGGGACGCCCAGCGGATCGCGGGCGGCCCCGCGCTCACCGTGCCGGAACGGTTCGCCCTCCGCTCGCTCCTGGAGGAGGACGGCTTCTTGTTCGCTCGGTACCACCAAGGTCGACATTCAGCGGAATGA